In Pollutimonas sp. M17, a single genomic region encodes these proteins:
- the rlmH gene encoding 23S rRNA (pseudouridine(1915)-N(3))-methyltransferase RlmH encodes MKLIVVAVGTRMPDWVEAAWRDYARRLPADCVLELKEVKPEPRTSGKTPAQMMQAEARRIEAAVPSSALRIALDEHGRDISTMDLSQELEKWRGGGQDVAFLIGGPDGLDADLKRQCRGLLRLSSLTLPHPMVRIVLAEQLYRAWAIMTGHPYHRA; translated from the coding sequence GTGAAATTGATCGTTGTGGCCGTGGGCACGCGCATGCCGGATTGGGTCGAGGCCGCCTGGCGCGATTATGCGCGGCGCCTGCCCGCCGACTGCGTGCTCGAACTGAAGGAAGTAAAGCCCGAACCCCGCACATCGGGCAAGACGCCGGCCCAGATGATGCAGGCCGAAGCCCGGCGCATCGAAGCCGCCGTTCCATCCAGCGCCTTGCGCATCGCCCTGGACGAGCACGGCAGGGACATCAGCACCATGGACTTGTCGCAAGAGCTTGAAAAATGGCGCGGCGGCGGGCAGGACGTCGCCTTCCTGATAGGCGGGCCCGACGGCCTGGATGCCGACCTCAAACGCCAATGCCGCGGCCTACTGCGGCTTTCCTCGCTGACCCTGCCGCACCCCATGGTCCGGATCGTGTTGGCTGAACAGCTTTATCGAGCCTGGGCTATCATGACCGGGCATCCCTATCACCGCGCCTGA
- the pyk gene encoding pyruvate kinase has protein sequence MTKRRTKIVATLGPASTSPEKIEQLILAGMDVARLNFSHGQPEDHRQRAELVRSLAEKHGRYVAVMGDLQGPKIRIARFKNTKVTLQVGQAFTLSNLHPNEEGDETIVGIDYPSLVQDCHPGDELLLDDGRVVLVVENVDEHSVHTVVTVGGPLSNNKGINRRGGGISAPSLTDKDKEDIKLAAELDMDYVAVSFPRYGSDIQEARKLIQAAGSKAWIIAKIERAEAVADDRALDAIIKVSDGVMVARGDLGVEVGDARLVGIQKRIIQHARTHNKLVITATQMMESMISSPMPTRAEVSDVANAVLDYTDAVMLSAESASGQFPVEAVAAMARVCLGAEKEPTSTRSQHRLGETFSRCDETIALATMYAANHFPGVKAIISLTESGHTPLIMSRIRSGVPIYCYTRHPATQRRAAMFRGVYTVPFDAAKIDPAEVSDKAIELLKEQSLLKKGDWIILTKGDFYSNSGGTNGMKILKVS, from the coding sequence ATGACCAAACGCCGCACTAAGATCGTTGCCACGCTGGGACCGGCCAGCACCAGCCCCGAAAAAATCGAACAATTGATATTGGCCGGCATGGATGTGGCCCGCCTGAATTTTTCCCATGGTCAGCCGGAAGACCACCGGCAAAGGGCGGAACTGGTTCGTTCCCTGGCCGAAAAGCATGGCCGCTACGTGGCCGTCATGGGAGACCTGCAAGGTCCCAAGATACGGATCGCGCGCTTCAAGAACACCAAGGTCACCCTGCAGGTCGGCCAGGCCTTTACCTTGTCGAATCTGCATCCCAACGAGGAAGGCGACGAAACCATTGTCGGCATCGACTACCCCAGCCTGGTGCAGGACTGCCATCCCGGCGACGAACTCCTTCTGGATGACGGCCGCGTCGTCCTGGTGGTGGAGAATGTCGATGAGCATTCGGTGCACACGGTGGTTACCGTGGGCGGCCCGCTGTCCAACAACAAGGGCATCAACCGGCGCGGCGGCGGCATCTCGGCGCCCAGCCTGACCGACAAGGACAAAGAAGACATCAAGCTGGCGGCCGAGCTGGACATGGATTATGTGGCCGTATCCTTCCCGCGCTATGGCAGCGACATTCAGGAGGCGCGCAAGCTGATACAGGCTGCGGGCAGCAAGGCCTGGATCATCGCCAAGATAGAGCGCGCCGAGGCCGTGGCCGACGACCGCGCCCTGGATGCCATCATCAAGGTCAGCGACGGCGTCATGGTGGCGCGCGGCGATCTGGGCGTGGAAGTCGGCGACGCCCGCCTGGTGGGCATACAGAAGCGCATCATCCAGCATGCGCGCACACACAACAAGCTGGTGATCACCGCCACGCAGATGATGGAATCCATGATCTCCAGCCCCATGCCGACGCGGGCCGAGGTGTCCGACGTGGCCAATGCGGTGCTGGACTATACCGACGCGGTCATGCTGTCCGCCGAAAGCGCGTCCGGCCAGTTCCCCGTCGAAGCCGTGGCCGCCATGGCCCGAGTCTGCCTGGGCGCCGAAAAGGAGCCCACGTCCACACGCTCCCAGCACCGGCTGGGCGAGACCTTTTCGCGCTGCGATGAAACCATTGCGCTGGCCACCATGTACGCGGCCAACCACTTCCCGGGCGTCAAGGCCATCATCAGCCTGACCGAGAGCGGCCACACGCCGCTGATCATGTCCCGCATACGCTCGGGCGTGCCCATCTATTGCTATACCCGCCATCCCGCAACCCAGCGCCGCGCCGCCATGTTCCGCGGCGTATACACCGTGCCTTTCGACGCCGCCAAGATCGACCCGGCCGAAGTCAGCGACAAGGCGATCGAACTGCTGAAGGAACAGTCGCTGCTCAAGAAAGGCGACTGGATCATCCTCACTAAGGGCGATTTCTACAGCAACAGCGGCGGCACCAACGGCATGAAGATACTGAAGGTATCGTAG
- a CDS encoding nucleoside triphosphate pyrophosphatase, with translation MPWSPPLPFVYLASASPRRHEILLQMGVRHEVLNVPAPPGEDEPRLAGESPDLYVRRTAREKALRALAWVTAQRESGRGLQLDGNAPILSADTTVILDGDILGKPENHDDARSMLERLSGRVHAVHTAVALASRDVLLEDVSITEVRFKTLTQSEIDRYCATGEPMGKAGAYGIQGKAGLFVQHIAGSYTGVMGLPIFETGRLLQALASALAPGARKPSTPSA, from the coding sequence GTGCCCTGGTCTCCTCCCCTGCCCTTCGTCTACCTGGCTTCGGCCAGTCCGCGCCGGCACGAAATACTGCTGCAAATGGGCGTCAGGCACGAGGTGCTGAACGTGCCCGCCCCGCCCGGCGAAGACGAGCCGCGCCTGGCCGGCGAATCGCCCGATCTGTACGTGCGCCGCACGGCGCGTGAAAAAGCCCTGCGCGCGCTGGCCTGGGTCACGGCGCAAAGAGAATCCGGCCGGGGCCTTCAGCTCGATGGAAATGCCCCCATTCTTTCGGCGGACACCACGGTCATCCTGGATGGCGACATCCTGGGCAAGCCCGAGAACCACGACGATGCGCGAAGCATGCTGGAACGCCTGTCGGGCCGCGTCCACGCCGTCCATACCGCGGTGGCCCTGGCGTCCAGGGACGTATTGCTGGAAGACGTCTCCATCACGGAAGTGCGTTTCAAGACACTGACCCAGTCCGAAATCGACCGCTATTGCGCGACCGGCGAACCCATGGGCAAGGCCGGCGCATATGGCATACAGGGCAAGGCGGGGCTGTTCGTCCAGCATATCGCCGGCAGCTATACCGGCGTCATGGGCCTGCCCATATTTGAAACGGGCCGATTGCTGCAAGCGCTCGCATCGGCGCTTGCGCCGGGTGCCCGGAAACCCTCCACGCCGTCCGCCTAA
- a CDS encoding tripartite tricarboxylate transporter permease, giving the protein MDELNALFHGFSTVLSWYNIGMMFIGLVLGVVIGVLPGLGGPNGVAILLPLTFTMPPTSAIIMLSCIYWGSLFAGAITSILFNIPGETSSVATTFDGYPLAQQGKAGNALTASFTGSFFGALSGVLLITFLAPMVSRFALRFGPPEFFAVFLLTFCSFVGTDKKTPFKTIISMMLGFGLAAIGMDTVSGGLRMTFGWSELLRGIDFLVVVIGLFGIGEILVSMEEGLKFEGKSGKMNLKVVLQTWAQMPRYWMTLIRSTLIGCWMGVTPGGATAASFMGYGLAQRFSRNGHKFGKGELEGVIAPETAAHASGTSALLPMLALGIPGSATAAVLLGGLMIWGLQPGPLLFVEQKEFVWGLIASMYLGNFVGLIIVLSTVPLFAAILRIPFAIVAPIIIVVCAIGAYSVHNAMLDVWFMLLFGAIGYVLKKLSYPLAPMILALVLGDRMEDAFRQSMLGPGTGLHVFWSNSLVGTITTLALVMLFWPLVPLAWRGLRRLMAGHDGGNGGPAKKADAGAVE; this is encoded by the coding sequence GTGGATGAACTAAACGCGTTATTTCATGGCTTTTCCACGGTACTCAGCTGGTACAACATCGGCATGATGTTCATCGGCCTGGTGCTGGGGGTGGTCATCGGCGTGCTGCCCGGACTGGGCGGCCCGAACGGGGTGGCGATCCTGCTGCCGCTGACCTTTACCATGCCCCCCACGTCGGCCATCATCATGCTGTCGTGCATCTATTGGGGCTCGCTGTTCGCGGGGGCCATTACCTCGATTCTTTTCAATATTCCAGGCGAAACCTCGTCGGTGGCGACCACCTTCGACGGCTATCCGCTGGCTCAGCAAGGCAAGGCGGGCAATGCGCTGACGGCGTCCTTCACCGGCTCGTTCTTCGGCGCCCTGTCCGGCGTGCTGCTCATTACCTTCCTGGCGCCCATGGTGTCGCGCTTCGCCCTGCGTTTCGGTCCGCCGGAGTTCTTCGCCGTCTTCCTGCTTACCTTCTGCAGCTTTGTGGGCACCGACAAGAAAACGCCGTTCAAGACCATCATCTCCATGATGCTGGGTTTCGGCCTGGCGGCCATCGGCATGGATACGGTCAGCGGCGGTCTGCGCATGACCTTCGGCTGGTCGGAGCTTTTGAGGGGCATCGATTTCCTGGTGGTGGTCATTGGCCTGTTCGGCATCGGCGAGATCCTGGTCAGCATGGAGGAGGGCCTGAAGTTCGAAGGCAAGAGCGGCAAGATGAACCTGAAGGTCGTATTGCAGACCTGGGCCCAGATGCCCAGGTATTGGATGACCCTGATCCGCAGCACGCTCATCGGCTGCTGGATGGGCGTGACGCCCGGCGGCGCCACGGCCGCCTCCTTCATGGGCTATGGCCTGGCGCAGCGCTTCTCGCGCAATGGCCACAAGTTCGGGAAAGGCGAGCTCGAAGGCGTGATCGCACCCGAGACGGCCGCTCATGCCTCGGGCACGTCCGCCTTGCTGCCCATGCTGGCATTGGGCATACCGGGATCGGCGACCGCCGCGGTGCTGCTGGGCGGCTTGATGATATGGGGCTTGCAGCCCGGACCCCTGCTGTTCGTCGAACAGAAGGAATTCGTCTGGGGCCTGATCGCCAGCATGTATCTGGGCAACTTCGTGGGCCTGATCATCGTGCTCAGCACGGTGCCCCTGTTCGCGGCCATATTGCGCATACCGTTCGCCATCGTGGCGCCCATCATCATCGTGGTCTGCGCGATTGGCGCCTACTCGGTCCATAACGCCATGCTGGACGTATGGTTCATGCTGCTGTTCGGCGCGATCGGCTATGTGCTCAAGAAGCTGTCCTATCCCCTGGCGCCCATGATACTTGCGCTGGTGCTGGGCGACCGCATGGAGGACGCTTTCCGGCAATCCATGCTGGGACCGGGGACGGGCCTGCATGTCTTCTGGTCCAACTCCCTGGTCGGCACGATCACCACACTGGCGCTCGTCATGCTCTTCTGGCCCCTGGTTCCGCTGGCCTGGCGCGGCCTGCGGAGGCTGATGGCCGGCCATGACGGCGGCAACGGCGGCCCTGCGAAAAAAGCGGATGCGGGGGCGGTCGAATGA
- a CDS encoding tripartite tricarboxylate transporter TctB family protein: protein MDKDQSQGSPPGGGLSHSNVDAITAVAVFIIGVVMMVDNYRIGVSWAVDGPESGYFPYHIGLILCIAGVAVLLKSLFGKSRNREVFVSWDRFRLVLLVLLPTGVYVLLIQFLGIYVASVLFIGGFMRLLGRIGWLKTVLVSVGVNVLLFWMFEVQFMVPLPKGPLEALFGY, encoded by the coding sequence ATGGATAAGGATCAATCGCAAGGCAGTCCGCCGGGAGGCGGGCTGTCGCACAGCAATGTCGACGCAATCACCGCGGTGGCCGTGTTCATCATCGGCGTCGTGATGATGGTCGACAACTACCGCATCGGCGTTTCCTGGGCCGTGGACGGCCCCGAGTCCGGCTATTTCCCGTATCACATCGGACTCATCCTGTGCATTGCCGGTGTGGCCGTGCTGCTCAAGTCCTTGTTCGGCAAAAGCCGGAACCGCGAGGTCTTCGTCAGTTGGGACCGGTTCCGGCTGGTATTGCTGGTGTTGCTGCCCACCGGCGTGTATGTGCTGCTGATACAGTTCCTGGGCATCTATGTCGCCTCGGTGCTGTTCATCGGCGGCTTCATGCGCCTGCTGGGCAGGATCGGCTGGCTGAAGACCGTGCTGGTCAGCGTCGGCGTCAACGTACTGCTGTTCTGGATGTTCGAGGTTCAGTTCATGGTACCCCTGCCGAAAGGGCCGCTGGAAGCCCTGTTCGGCTACTGA
- a CDS encoding Bug family tripartite tricarboxylate transporter substrate binding protein, with the protein MAPLAVLAVFGAMPAQAAGWEPTRSVEIIVPAGAGGASDQMARTIQSIILKHKLMKQSTLVLNKGGASGAEGIMDTKASAGDPHKLMVAFSAIYTLPIAVSLPFNWRDLNPVAMIAQDEFLLWANAEAPYKTAADYLKAVKAAPPGTFKMGGTGAKREDQIITVALEKAAGVKFTYVPYKSGGEAATQLVGKHTDSNVNNPSENIAQWRAGQVNALCVFSEQRMVYKDKITKDQSWSDIPTCKEAGYDVHYQMLRAFFLPPNTTEEQAKYYADLMKKVSETQEWKDYLAKQALKGDYRTGADFVKFLEKDEANHKTLMQEAGLAAKK; encoded by the coding sequence ATGGCGCCGCTGGCCGTCCTGGCCGTGTTCGGCGCCATGCCGGCCCAGGCGGCCGGGTGGGAGCCCACCCGTTCGGTGGAAATCATCGTTCCGGCAGGGGCCGGCGGCGCGTCCGACCAGATGGCGCGCACCATCCAGAGCATCATCCTCAAGCACAAGCTGATGAAGCAGTCCACCCTGGTTCTGAACAAGGGCGGCGCAAGCGGGGCCGAAGGCATCATGGACACCAAGGCTTCGGCGGGCGACCCGCACAAGCTGATGGTGGCCTTCTCGGCCATCTACACCTTGCCCATCGCCGTCAGCCTGCCGTTCAACTGGCGCGACCTGAATCCGGTCGCCATGATCGCGCAAGACGAATTCCTGCTGTGGGCCAATGCCGAAGCGCCCTACAAGACGGCGGCCGATTATCTGAAAGCGGTCAAGGCGGCGCCGCCGGGAACCTTCAAGATGGGCGGCACCGGCGCCAAGCGCGAAGACCAGATCATCACGGTGGCGCTGGAAAAGGCGGCCGGAGTGAAATTCACCTACGTTCCCTACAAGAGCGGCGGCGAAGCGGCCACGCAATTGGTGGGCAAGCACACCGACTCCAACGTCAACAATCCCAGTGAAAATATCGCCCAGTGGCGCGCGGGGCAGGTGAACGCGCTTTGCGTGTTCTCTGAACAGCGCATGGTCTACAAGGACAAGATCACCAAGGATCAGTCCTGGTCCGATATCCCCACCTGCAAGGAAGCCGGCTACGACGTGCATTACCAGATGCTGCGCGCCTTCTTCCTGCCGCCCAACACGACCGAGGAACAGGCCAAGTACTACGCCGACCTGATGAAGAAAGTCAGCGAAACCCAGGAATGGAAGGACTACCTGGCCAAGCAGGCGCTCAAGGGCGATTACCGAACCGGAGCCGATTTCGTCAAGTTCCTGGAGAAGGACGAGGCCAACCACAAGACGCTCATGCAGGAAGCCGGTCTGGCTGCCAAGAAATAA
- a CDS encoding pyridoxal-phosphate-dependent aminotransferase family protein, with the protein MIPLHSHPSGRHFLQIPGPTNVPDRVLRAIDNVTIDHRGPEFGMLGKAVLAGMKKVFQTQGHVVIYPSSGTGAWEAALVNTLSPGDLVLMAETGHFATLWKKMAVKLGLEVEFLEGDWRHGADAAQIQSRLAADAQHRIKAVCVVHNETATGVTSDIAAVRKAIDRSGHPALLMVDTISSLGSIDYRHDEWGVDVTVAGSQKGLMLPPGLSFNAVSDKALAAADTAQLRRSYWDWKEMIAINPKGYFPYTPATNLLYGLHEALEMLFAEGLDNVFARHKRHGEATRAAVRAWGLEVLCKKPEEYSPALTAVLMPEGHSADAFRKIVLTHFNMSLGQGLSKLSDKVFRIGHLGDFNDLTLCGTLAGVEMGLERAGVPHSKGGVQAAMDHLAQTSAPIAAKEAKAA; encoded by the coding sequence ATGATCCCCTTGCATTCCCATCCCTCGGGTCGCCATTTCCTACAGATTCCCGGACCGACCAATGTGCCCGATCGTGTGCTGCGCGCCATCGACAACGTCACCATCGATCACCGCGGGCCCGAGTTCGGCATGCTGGGCAAGGCGGTGCTGGCGGGAATGAAGAAGGTCTTCCAGACACAGGGGCATGTGGTGATCTATCCCTCTTCGGGAACGGGGGCCTGGGAGGCGGCGCTGGTCAATACGCTGTCGCCGGGCGACCTGGTGCTGATGGCCGAGACGGGGCATTTCGCCACGCTGTGGAAGAAGATGGCGGTCAAGCTGGGCCTGGAAGTCGAATTCCTCGAGGGCGACTGGCGCCACGGGGCCGATGCGGCGCAGATACAGTCGCGCCTGGCGGCCGACGCGCAGCATCGCATCAAGGCCGTTTGCGTCGTCCACAATGAAACGGCCACGGGGGTGACCAGCGATATCGCGGCGGTGCGCAAAGCCATCGACCGCAGCGGGCATCCCGCGCTGCTGATGGTGGATACGATTTCTTCCCTGGGCTCGATCGACTACCGCCATGATGAATGGGGGGTCGACGTAACCGTGGCCGGCTCGCAAAAAGGCCTGATGCTGCCTCCCGGGCTTTCCTTCAACGCCGTCAGCGACAAGGCGCTCGCCGCGGCCGATACGGCGCAACTGCGGCGTTCGTATTGGGACTGGAAGGAAATGATCGCCATCAATCCCAAGGGCTATTTCCCGTATACGCCGGCCACCAACCTGCTGTATGGCCTGCATGAAGCCCTCGAGATGCTGTTCGCCGAAGGCCTGGACAACGTCTTCGCGCGCCACAAGCGCCATGGCGAAGCGACCCGCGCCGCCGTTCGTGCCTGGGGCCTGGAGGTGCTTTGCAAGAAGCCCGAAGAATACAGCCCGGCGCTGACCGCCGTCCTGATGCCGGAAGGGCATAGCGCCGACGCTTTCCGCAAGATCGTGCTGACGCATTTCAATATGTCGCTGGGCCAGGGCCTGAGCAAGCTGTCCGACAAGGTGTTCCGTATCGGCCATCTGGGCGATTTCAACGACCTGACGCTTTGCGGCACCTTGGCTGGTGTCGAGATGGGCCTGGAGCGGGCCGGGGTTCCGCACAGCAAGGGCGGCGTTCAGGCCGCCATGGATCATCTGGCGCAGACCAGCGCGCCGATTGCCGCCAAGGAGGCCAAAGCGGCATAA
- a CDS encoding GntR family transcriptional regulator, whose product MKIEHASDISGRNGAPALSGLPSEAVDRRTLPTAVADRLRDMIIEGELPAGTRLNERALCDRLHVSRTPLREAFRLLSADGLVEIKPNRGAQVVALSEKDIRESFEVMGALEALSGELACQRISDLEIAEIRALTFEMQACHARQDLSSYYHVNRAIHERINAAGHNNLLSQVYTNINLRLQNLRFRSNLNHDKWDKAMREHLDMVDALASRDGPRLAGIMRTHMRRKGEAVLETLKLSSSKPSGQA is encoded by the coding sequence ATGAAAATTGAACACGCCAGCGATATCAGCGGCCGGAACGGCGCGCCGGCCCTGTCCGGGCTTCCTTCGGAAGCCGTCGACCGGCGCACGCTGCCCACCGCGGTCGCGGACCGTCTGCGCGACATGATCATCGAAGGCGAGCTGCCCGCGGGGACCCGCCTGAACGAGCGCGCGCTGTGCGACCGGCTCCATGTGTCGCGCACGCCTCTGCGCGAGGCCTTCCGCCTGCTGTCGGCCGACGGCCTGGTGGAGATCAAGCCCAATCGCGGCGCCCAGGTCGTGGCCCTGTCCGAGAAAGACATCCGCGAAAGCTTCGAGGTCATGGGCGCGCTGGAAGCCCTGTCGGGCGAACTGGCCTGCCAAAGGATAAGCGACCTGGAAATCGCCGAGATCCGGGCGCTGACCTTCGAAATGCAGGCTTGCCATGCCCGGCAGGACCTCTCCTCTTACTACCACGTCAATCGCGCCATCCACGAGCGCATCAACGCCGCCGGCCACAACAATCTGCTGTCCCAGGTCTACACCAACATCAATCTGCGCCTGCAAAACCTTCGCTTCCGCTCCAACCTGAACCACGACAAGTGGGACAAGGCCATGCGGGAACATCTGGACATGGTCGACGCCCTGGCGTCGCGCGACGGCCCCCGCCTGGCCGGCATCATGCGCACGCACATGCGGCGCAAAGGCGAAGCCGTGCTCGAAACCCTGAAGCTGTCTTCTTCCAAACCCTCCGGCCAGGCTTGA
- a CDS encoding FAD-binding and (Fe-S)-binding domain-containing protein — MNAPLPQPSHADLDPIHLELAARLRKQTRGEVLFDRGSRGRYSTDASIYQVEPVGVLVPRAASDVSAALNICREMSVPVLARGGGTSQCGQTVGAALVIDNSKYLNRVLDLDLDAMTVTVEPGIVLDHLNAWLKPHGVWFPVDVSTAAQCTLGGMAGNNSCGSRSIAYGNMVHNVVSIDALLLDGTEARFGDASQMADAPSRLRDIAARLRQIAERERDEIERAVPRVMRRVGGYNLDVFHPQSSRPYGPDGLVNLAHMLVGSEGTLAYTRQITLKLAPLPAAKALGVVNFPTFYQAMDLTRHIVKLGPCAVELVDRTMIDLARGNPAFRPVIDKALIGEPEAILLVEFAGESKDEQLALLAQLVDLMGELGLPGSVVEMPDAAAQKALWEVRKAGLNIMMSMRGDGKPVSFIEDCAVPLEHLAEYTSKLTDVFSRHGTRGTWYAHASVGTLHVRPILDMRRDGAEKMRAIAEEAGALVHQYKGAFSGEHGDGLVRSEWVAWQFGPRLTRAFEEIKDLFDPDRLMNPGKIVRSSKMDDASLFRFKPGYRAEPLETALDWSAWNVQNDPATDTVGAPGTGGDPARGFAKAVEMCNNNGHCRKFDAGTMCPSYRVTRDEQHLTRGRANTLRLALSGQLGPDALTSDEMRATMDLCVSCKGCKRDCPTGVDMARMKIEFLNQWRQKRGLALKDRLIATLPRWAPWAARLPFLFNLRDTLPGAAWLSERMLGFSAKRSLPKWRGDIFTRLGGPADADTADVVLFADTFNNYFESENPRAALRVLQAAGYKVHIAQPAAGDGQPKRPLCCGRTYLAAGMVDEARAEARRVVDALRPFIARGIPIVGLEPSCLLSLRDEFLVMGLGEDAQALSRHAYLFEEFLARELDAGRLKLKLAPLPEKRALLHGHCHQKAFDAVKPVQRILALIPELKVELIESSCCGMAGSFGYEASHYETSMKMAELSLLPAVRQAGADTLLVADGTSCRHQIADGTQSEGGLRAEHVACVLQRALAPQA; from the coding sequence ATGAACGCGCCCTTGCCCCAGCCCAGCCATGCCGACCTGGACCCCATACACCTGGAACTGGCGGCGCGGCTGCGCAAGCAGACCCGGGGCGAAGTCCTGTTCGATCGCGGATCGCGCGGACGCTATTCCACCGATGCCTCCATCTATCAGGTCGAACCGGTGGGCGTGCTGGTCCCCAGGGCGGCCAGCGACGTCTCGGCGGCGCTGAACATCTGCCGTGAAATGTCCGTGCCCGTCCTGGCGCGCGGAGGCGGCACATCCCAATGCGGCCAGACGGTGGGCGCGGCCCTGGTCATCGACAACAGCAAGTACCTGAACCGCGTGCTGGATCTCGACCTGGACGCCATGACGGTCACGGTGGAGCCGGGCATCGTGCTCGATCACCTGAATGCGTGGCTGAAACCGCATGGAGTCTGGTTTCCCGTCGACGTCAGCACGGCCGCACAATGCACGCTGGGCGGCATGGCCGGCAACAACTCCTGCGGCTCGCGCTCCATCGCCTACGGGAACATGGTGCACAACGTCGTCAGCATCGACGCGCTGCTGCTGGACGGAACCGAGGCCCGATTCGGCGACGCAAGCCAGATGGCGGACGCACCGTCCCGCCTGCGCGACATTGCAGCCCGCCTGCGCCAGATTGCCGAGCGTGAACGGGACGAGATCGAACGCGCCGTGCCGCGTGTGATGCGCCGTGTTGGCGGCTACAACCTGGACGTATTCCATCCGCAGAGCTCCAGGCCATACGGCCCGGATGGCCTGGTGAACCTGGCGCACATGCTGGTGGGCAGCGAAGGAACCCTGGCCTATACCCGGCAGATCACCCTGAAACTGGCGCCGCTGCCCGCCGCGAAGGCCCTGGGCGTGGTCAATTTCCCGACCTTCTACCAGGCCATGGACCTGACCCGCCACATCGTGAAGCTGGGCCCCTGTGCGGTGGAGCTGGTCGATCGCACCATGATAGACCTGGCACGAGGCAACCCGGCTTTCCGGCCTGTCATCGACAAGGCGCTCATCGGCGAACCCGAAGCCATCCTCCTGGTGGAGTTCGCCGGCGAATCGAAAGACGAGCAACTGGCCCTGCTGGCGCAACTGGTGGACCTGATGGGCGAACTGGGCCTGCCGGGCTCCGTCGTCGAAATGCCCGACGCGGCGGCGCAGAAGGCCTTGTGGGAGGTGCGCAAGGCAGGCCTGAACATCATGATGAGCATGCGCGGCGACGGCAAGCCCGTGTCCTTCATCGAAGATTGCGCCGTTCCGCTGGAACACCTTGCCGAATACACCAGCAAGCTGACCGATGTATTCAGCAGGCACGGGACGCGCGGGACGTGGTACGCCCACGCGTCGGTCGGCACGCTGCATGTGCGCCCCATCCTGGACATGCGCCGGGACGGCGCCGAAAAAATGCGCGCCATTGCCGAAGAGGCGGGCGCCCTGGTGCACCAATACAAGGGCGCATTCTCCGGCGAGCACGGCGACGGCCTGGTGCGCAGCGAATGGGTGGCCTGGCAGTTCGGACCTCGGCTGACGCGCGCCTTCGAAGAGATAAAAGACCTCTTCGATCCCGACCGGCTCATGAACCCGGGCAAGATCGTGCGCAGCAGCAAAATGGACGACGCCTCGCTGTTCCGCTTCAAGCCCGGCTATCGCGCCGAGCCCCTGGAGACGGCGCTGGACTGGTCGGCCTGGAACGTGCAGAACGACCCCGCCACCGACACGGTCGGCGCGCCAGGCACGGGCGGCGACCCGGCCCGAGGCTTTGCCAAGGCGGTCGAGATGTGCAACAACAACGGGCACTGCCGCAAGTTCGACGCCGGCACCATGTGCCCCAGCTATCGGGTCACGCGCGACGAACAGCATCTGACGCGGGGCCGCGCCAATACGCTGCGTCTGGCGCTGTCGGGCCAACTGGGCCCCGATGCCCTCACGTCCGATGAAATGCGGGCCACCATGGATCTATGCGTCAGTTGCAAGGGCTGCAAGCGCGACTGCCCTACCGGCGTCGACATGGCGCGCATGAAAATAGAATTCCTGAACCAGTGGCGGCAAAAGCGCGGCCTGGCCTTGAAAGACCGGCTTATCGCCACGCTGCCGCGCTGGGCGCCCTGGGCCGCCCGCCTGCCTTTCCTGTTCAATCTGCGCGACACCCTGCCTGGCGCCGCCTGGCTGTCGGAACGCATGCTGGGGTTCTCCGCCAAACGGTCCTTGCCGAAATGGCGCGGCGACATCTTCACGCGCCTGGGCGGGCCGGCCGACGCCGACACGGCGGACGTCGTCCTGTTTGCCGACACCTTCAACAATTATTTCGAATCCGAGAATCCACGCGCCGCCCTGCGGGTCCTGCAGGCGGCGGGCTACAAGGTCCATATCGCCCAGCCAGCGGCCGGCGATGGCCAGCCCAAACGGCCCTTGTGCTGCGGCCGTACCTACCTGGCGGCGGGCATGGTCGACGAGGCCAGGGCCGAGGCCCGGCGGGTGGTGGACGCCCTGCGCCCATTCATTGCGCGCGGCATACCCATCGTTGGCCTGGAGCCTTCCTGTCTGCTGTCGTTGCGCGATGAGTTCCTGGTCATGGGCCTGGGCGAGGATGCCCAGGCGCTGTCCCGCCACGCCTATCTGTTCGAGGAATTCCTGGCGCGCGAACTGGACGCCGGCCGCCTGAAGCTCAAGCTGGCCCCCCTGCCCGAAAAGCGCGCCCTGCTGCATGGCCACTGCCACCAGAAGGCCTTCGACGCCGTCAAGCCGGTTCAGCGCATACTTGCCTTGATACCGGAACTCAAGGTGGAACTGATCGAATCAAGCTGCTGCGGCATGGCCGGCAGCTTCGGCTACGAAGCCTCGCACTATGAGACCTCCATGAAGATGGCCGAACTTTCATTGCTGCCCGCCGTGCGCCAGGCGGGGGCCGATACGCTGCTGGTGGCGGACGGCACCAGTTGCCGGCACCAGATTGCCGACGGCACGCAATCCGAAGGCGGCCTGCGCGCCGAGCACGTGGCCTGTGTGCTGCAAAGGGCACTGGCGCCGCAGGCCTGA